A genomic segment from Nicotiana tabacum cultivar K326 chromosome 7, ASM71507v2, whole genome shotgun sequence encodes:
- the LOC107827040 gene encoding beta-amylase 2, chloroplastic-like, with protein sequence MAAAFSSLVGQPRAILSASPTVSCSQIRKPANFPLQNSRFFLVNSSSVPRTCTMAMVGDDNVDPARDDHSINWPSYDDPKVVDVTPGLQERDFRGTPYIPVYVMLPMGIINMECEIVDANNLVNQLKILKSAKVDGVVVECWWGIVEAHAPKRYNWGGYKRLFEIVRDLNLKLRVVMSFHECGGNVGDDVHIPLPRWVTEIGYKNPDIFFADRDLRRTHECLTWGIDKERVLRGRTALEVYFGLMRSFSVEFIEFFENGVISEIEIGLGPCGELRYPSHSAKLGWKYPGIGEFQCYDKYLFNSLQKAAEASGSSSSGKGPWNAGSYNSKPQKTEFFRDGGEYNRFYGRFFLKWYTQVLIDHADQVLGLANLSFKGTPIAAKLPGIYWWRNTKSGAAELTAGFYSVNCRDGYSPIASMLKKREAALNFTCLELHTVDQKKDFPQALADPEGLVWQVLNAAWEANIPVAGENARPCYRREGYNKILENAKPMNDPFGRYYLSAFTYLKLSPTLLEKHNFMEFERFVQMMHGVQRNNLN encoded by the exons ATGGCTGCGGCGTTTTCTTCACTTGTTGGACAGCCACGGGCCATACTTTCAGCTTCTCCGACTGTCAGTTGTAGTCAAATCCGGAAACCGGCGAATTTCCCCTTGCAAAACTCAAGGTTTTTTTTGGTGAATTCAAGCTCTGTTCCTCGAACTTGTACCATGGCTATGGTTGGGGACGATAATGTTGATCCTGCTAGAGATGACCACTCAATTAATTGGCCTTCCTATGATGATCCAAAG GTTGTTGATGTTACTCCAGGGTTGCAGGAGCGAGATTTCAGGGGTACCCCCTACATTCCCGTATACGTTATGCTACCT ATGGGCATCATCAACATGGAATGTGAAATTGTGGATGCTAATAATCTGGTTAACCAACTAAAGATCTTGAAGTCAGCTAAGGTGGATGGGGTCGTCGTGGAGTGCTGGTGGGGTATAGTGGAGGCGCATGCCCCAAAAAGATATAATTGGGGCGGTTACAAGAGGCTTTTTGAAATTGTTCGAGATCTTAACTTAAAATTGCGG GTGGTAATGTCATTCCATGAATGCGGAGGAAATGTCGGTGATGATGTTCATATTCCTCTTCCACGATGGGTTACAGAAATTGGTTACAAAAATCCAGACATATTTTTTGCAGACAGAGATCTTAGAAGAACCCATGAATGTCTCACCTGGGGAATTGACAAGGAGCGTGTTTTAAGAGGACGAACTGCTCTTGAG GTTTACTTTGGTTTAATGAGAAGCTTCAGCGTGGAGTTCattgagttctttgaaaatggAGTCATCTCTGAGATTGAAATTGGACTTGGTCCATGTGGAGAATTACGATACCCTTCTCATTCTGCAAAACTTGGGTGGAAATATCCTGGTATTGGTGAATTTCAG TGCTATGATAAGTACTTGTTTAATAGCTTGCAAAAGGCAGCAGAGGCATCCGGATCCTCATCCTCTGGTAAAGGACCTTGGAATGCAGGTTCTTACAATTCTAAACCACAAAAGACTGAGTTTTTTCGTGATGGCGGAGAATATAATCGCTTTTATGGCAGATTTTTCTTGAAATGGTACACTCAAGTTTTAATTGATCATGCTGATCAAGTACTTGGCTTGGCAAATTTGTCTTTTAAAGGCACTCCTATAGCAGCAAAG CTACCAGGAATCTATTGGTGGCGCAATACTAAGAGTGGTGCAGCTGAATTAACAGCTGGCTTTTACAGTGTTAACTGTCGTGATGGCTATTCTCCAATAGCATCAATGTTAAAGAAGCGTGAGGCAGCTCTGAATTTCACATGTCTTGAATTGCACACAGTTGATCAGAAAAAGGACTTCCCACAAGCATTAGCTGACCCAGAAGGACTAGTTTGGCAG GTGCTAAATGCTGCATGGGAAGCCAACATACCAGTTGCGGGTGAGAATGCACGTCCATGTTACCGTAGAGAAGGTTACAACAAGATCTTAGAAAATGCCAAGCCAATGAATGATCCATTTGGTAGATACTACTTATCTGCATTTACCTACCTCAAGCTGAGCCCAACTCTACTGGAAAAACACAATTTCATGGAGTTTGAACGATTTGTACAGATGATGCATG GTGTACAACGTAACAATCTGAACTGA